The following are encoded in a window of Prevotella melaninogenica genomic DNA:
- a CDS encoding transposase family protein gives MGIKLGLSINLDGSHTTALRGGDCQSHQGRKKSKTTNAIYVTDRQGIPLALSTLVAGSHNDLYNISEVVKEVFSQLTKSDISTDGLFLNADAGFDAKEFRHMCLRMGVFANVAFNYRAGGGQDCYLFDNILYKERYSIERTNAWLDSYRSLLNRFDVTLTSWQAWNYIAFIIILMKKVKKKQKSR, from the coding sequence GTGGGTATTAAACTTGGGCTAAGTATAAATTTGGATGGCAGCCATACTACAGCATTACGTGGTGGAGATTGTCAGAGCCATCAGGGACGCAAGAAGAGCAAGACTACAAATGCTATTTATGTAACTGACCGTCAGGGAATACCACTCGCCCTATCCACTCTAGTTGCAGGTTCTCACAATGATTTGTACAATATTTCGGAAGTGGTTAAAGAAGTGTTCTCACAACTCACAAAGTCTGATATTTCTACTGATGGATTATTTCTCAATGCTGATGCGGGATTCGATGCAAAAGAGTTTAGACACATGTGCCTAAGAATGGGTGTGTTTGCAAATGTAGCATTTAATTATAGAGCAGGGGGTGGGCAAGATTGCTATTTGTTTGACAATATACTGTATAAAGAAAGGTACAGCATAGAAAGAACAAATGCGTGGTTGGATTCATACAGAAGTCTGTTGAACAGATTTGATGTTACTTTGACCAGTTGGCAAGCATGGAATTATATAGCATTTATTATTATTCTGATGAAGAAAGTGAAAAAGAAACAAAAGTCAAGATAA